The genomic region TAAGCTTTCTGATTGTAAGCAACATGGGTAGTATTTGCTACATATCAGTACTGCCAATTTCTATGTGTTTTGTTTCCTATAACCTGTACTTTTTGAATGTTACTGAACTGAAATTATGACCTATAAATCAtggcacatttattttaaaacataggtTCAAAATGACAGGTGCAAGGCATAAAATCTCCAACTGCCTTCTTTCTTCTAAGAGAGACACGGTAAATCCATTCcattactcatttttataaagCCTACATTATTCTCCTGAACACAATAGCTACATCTACTTGCAATTGGCTAAAATACATGTGCACAATCAGGTCTAGGTATACAATGCAAATGTCTGGCTAATGTGGGGGTAAACAGGATGATGGAGTGAGTAGCACTAAAATCTAAGAGAcagcaaatggaaaaacaaacacctAAACAATGTGGAAATTCTGGAAGAGAGGGTTTACAGACACATTCATGTATCCTCACCATTTGTAGGATACAGCTCTAAACTCTGAGGATGGAAAGGTAAAACCCTTCAAATCCGAATTGTTTTAACATCTCATAACTAATATAAAGGATGaggaatttgcaaaaataaaaatatataggataAGACAACTTATATGTGACAAAGTTAGTGCTGATATTTATATAGCTATTCTCTTTTAAATCCAACCAGAACATGGAATGTAATCCATGTAATCTGACACTAGAACAGAATGTTTGCAGCCAGTCTCATCACAAAGAGCCATTGGCAGCTGGGGGCACTAGATTTGACCTTGAGGGAAGAAAAACACCAGGCTTAACCTGTTTTCAACTTCCACAAACACTGAAGTAGagggggattttattttattgtattttccttttaatttcttatttaaaatcaatttagttaacatatactgtagtttaggggtagaattttgtgattaatcatttgcatataacccccagggctcattacatcatgtgccctccttaatgtccatcactcagttaacccatcccacccctccagcaaccttgtTTCCTAAAGTTCCTCCTCTCTTATGGTTTgatccctctctgttttcatcttattttatttttccttcccttactcTATgtccatctcttttgtttcttaaattccacatatgagggaaatcatgtgatatttgcctttctctccctgacttatttcacttagcataataccctccagtggAGGAGGGATTTTAAATGACAATGATGAGCTCAGAGCTAAGCCTGCTAATGAGATTCTCCTCTCAGATGAGAATGGAAGTGGTAAATCGTAGAATATTAACCTAACAGCTAACACTAGATTAGTATTTTACAATCTGCAAAGCACAtgaattacattatttgtttaatCCTAATACTGGCCTTATTAGGTAGGAATGCAGACAGTAAGATTTATCAGGAAGATTGCATATGAACTCAAGGATATAGAGTTACCAGCAAAGAGGCcataagtcacagaaataaatgaacatcCTTGGAGAGGAATGGTAGAAATATATTAACAGATAACTGCGCCAGAGATAGGGGGTGGGCGAAGGAAAGGAACACAGTTCAGGAGACAATCCCTGCCTGTGTTGCTTGTTCTAGGTCATTAAGCTTTCATGGGAGCCATCCCTGCGTGTTGATGAATAACCATGGGTTTGAGTACCTACCCGGATGAAATGAGTGTGTACTAATGAATTAGCTCAGAATCTATTTACTTAGATTCcttcagtaaattttttaaaaatcagctcttGGCTAATCCATGTTCTCAGCAGGATAGAAATAATCAGTAGAGAAtaagaattcatttctttgataTTTGTGAGGCACATTTAGCAAGATGGTACATAGAACATAACCCTCATTTAGTAGGATAGACTTAATTTAAGAcaattggacttcaccaaaacaagaaaaataggcTCTGATATTCCTACATAGTTTTCCTTCCCTCTGGAGTTGTTTTCACAAGAGTGAGGTTATGTTGAGTAGGAAAATCTCTGAACTGGGGGTTGGCAGATTGTATTCTAACTCCACATTTATAACTGCCTTGCTGTGTGCCTTGGAAAAATCACTCTGCAGGCTTCAATCTCCTCCTCCTAGAATGAAGTTTAGTTGATTCCAGTCCCACAAGACCTGGCcatgctcctcctccctcctctgctatTCCCACCTCACTGTGCTCCAGACACACTGACCTCTGTTCTTTCCACAGTCATATCACACTGTTtccagccccagggcctttgcctgTGCTGTCCTCTCTGCCACTGTCCTCATCGCCCGCTAGTAGTGCATCACTGTATTCACTTCATTTTTCTATCAGTTACATTACCCTTTGAAAgtaaagaatttgttttcttgtttctggTGAATCTTTCTCCTCAGAATATGAGCTCCATAGAACCGGGACAGAGTCTCTTTGTATTGTTAACCTTAATATTCTGAATGCTTTGAACCTTATTGCAATACAGTGGATACTCAACGAACAATTCCAAACCAATGGATAATTGTCAACAAATGCAAGATTTCTAGATCTAGATTTCTAGAACTCTAGATCTTTCTTCAAATACAATATATAGTGTTGTCTCCAGTGAAATCTTTGTGCAATTAGATGCATCTTACCATGCATGCATTACTTTCCTTTAGAGTTCCTCTGCTCATCCCCCCTGCACTACACTGCTGTGTCTGGTATTTGGTTCTCTCTCCCAGTCCAAGAAATACGCCCTGTAGCTAAGGGCCCCATGGGCTCCCAACCAGTGGAGGTAAATGTCTACTTTACTATCCCAGTGAACTGGCTCAAAATCTCTGACACCATCTCTGCAGCTCCCTTCCTCAATGTGTCTTGGAATCTAGAAGCTATGCTCCTTCACCAGCACCAGGGTTAAGAATGCTGGCATTGAGAAACCTATGCTTCTCTCCTCCTCATTGCGGCACTGCTAGTAGACCATGCTGCTCATAGCACTTGTACTGAAGGATTTCATGTGTCGGGGGGCAGTGAATGGAAACCACTGACACGTATCATGAATAATAATAAGTATTGAATATTATTGTAAATTTTCTCAATCCATCTAAAAATCCCCCTAATAATGAATTATTCATTGATACTTTCACTTTTAGTCTCTCTTCTTCAGTGTTTCTGCCTTaacacatttttctctcattGGCTGCAAATGTCAATTTGCAAATTTGTATTCCTTTGTCTGTTTAAAGTAAGTCAACTCTCTGTTTTCACCTCTTCTTCCTAATTATATCCTATACAACTTCACATTCCACACATAATCAGGTCATcaggaattttttatatatagaacCATCTCCTGCACATAGATCATGCCATTTTCCTGGTATGCAAAAGCACCTACAAACAATTCTCACTTTAAATAGAATTAGCTTtttattaggggtgcctggatggcttagttggttaagtgtctgactcttgattttgactcaggtcatgatctcagagttgtgagattgagccctgagtctggctctgcactaagcatggagcctgcttaagattctctctctccctccctctgtctccccccacacacacttgtgctcgctctttctctaaaaataaataagtaataaataaataaataatatagttttagctttttcctctttcttgctaCATTAATATCACCTATAAAATGATATTAACTTTCCAAAGCACATTGGGATATTATTCTGAACACTtggtagaaaataaaagtatgacCTTATCTCTGATCTGCTTGGTCTTCACTCCATAGACAATGGGGTTGAGTGCAGGTGGGATAACAATGTAGAGGTTGGCAAACATGATGTGGAAAGTGCGAGAGACATTGTGTCCAAAGCGATGGGCAAGGATGGAGAAAAAGGCAGGTGTATAAAACATGAGAATGACACAGACATGGGAACCACAGGTGCCAAGGGCCTTCTGGTGGGCATCCCGAGAGGGGAGGTGGAAGACTGCACAGAGGATGAGGGTGTAGGAGACAGCAATGAGAATCACATCTGAGATGACCGTCATGATGGGAACACAAAGGCCATACCAGATGTTGACGGAGATGTCAACACAGGTGAGCTGGGCAACGCCTATGTGCTCACAGTATGTGTGAGGGATGATGTGTGTCCTGCAGAAAGGGAGACGTATGAGCAGGAATACAACTGGCAGGATGATGCTGAAGCTTCGAAAGGAGATGCCCACTGCAATCTTGATGATGGTCTTGGGGGTCAGAATAGTGGTGTATTTCAGCGGGGagcagatggccacatagcggtcaAATGCCATGGCCAGGAGTATAGCTGAGTCCAGGACAAAGCTGTAGTGCAGAAAGAATAACTGGGTGAGGCAACCAGGAAAACTGATTTTCTGGGGACCAAACCAGAAGATGGCAAGGGTTTTGGGGACACATGTGGTAGACAATATCAGATCTGTCATGGCTAGcatgggaaggaaaaagaacacGGGTGCATGAAGACTCCTCTCCACAGCAATGAGGTAGAGAAGGATACTGTTGCCCACAATGGCCACGAGATAGATAATGCAGAAGGGGATGCTGATCCAGACATGGTACTGTTCAAGACCAGGGATGCCCAGAAAGGTAAAGTCACCTGTGTTGTAGCTACTCAGGTTGTACATGGTCAGTGTGGTCTGAGGAATGGATTCtgtatctgaaaaacaaattgtgtATAATGAACCTGAGTAAATTGTGTGGTAAttcttcctcccctctttccttcaGGTTAGTTCTCCTCTTTCTTATCTACCAAGAACAACCTCCCAGTCCTAGTAAAGGCAATATTCATGTCTTGAGGAATGAttccccataaaaaaaaaaaagaagaagaggaagaagaagaaagaaagatacccCAGACATGAAACTCCTGGTACTCATCACTCAGTTCCTCTGGAATCTTCAAACTGCAtactattttatttccatgtaatGATTGAGTGTTCCCTGGGTCAAAATAATTAGTTTCTATATAGACTTGAGTATAGAGAAAAACAATCTAACCACacgcagagaaagaaagaaactaagaaagtGGGGCACGATtggaaaaataaggagaaaacaaTCATGACTCCTATTATAGTCCAAGCTTTACAAAGTATTAGCTCATTTAGAACAGTCTTCTGAgatatgtattttctttccaaCAAAACAGCTCTACTTTATTACAGGGAAGCTATGAAGGAGCAGAACAAGTGAGGGTGTCTGCAGGAACTCCCATAACTGAGTAGGACTGCCAGGCTCACAACTATCTGGAAGGCAGGAGAGGATCAGCGTTCTGCCCTCTTTGGTCCATTTTGGGACCAGGAGTCCAGGCTCTCATTTCTTCGGTCTTGGGACCCAGGTAGGAATGAGCTTTTCCTGTTTTCCCTGGGATGTCCAGCAGACTTTTTGTACTGTGCTCAGAGTTGATGGAGTTGATGGGCAGGTCAAGGTCCAACTCAACTCTCCCCAGCTTGTTGAGCACTCTTCTCACAGCTTTAGAGCAGCCTTCCCAGGTCATGTCCACAGAGAAATCATGCTTCAGCATGGCTGTGGATATGGCCTGAGAGATGTATTTTTATCcccctatatttttttttacagaatctGAAACTCTGAGACATAATCTTACCCAAGATCTCATCTTGGATAACGGGCAGAGCCAAGATCATTCCAGTCCACAGCTAATCCTCCATTATGCTGCTGTGCCACACCAGGGGATTGCTCAGGAGACACAGTGTTAGATGCCAAGCACTGAGAAGGGGCCTGGGATGTAGGGAAGCCAATATGGAAAACCTAACACTCAAACTGCAGTGTGTCCAGCACACTAACCCTATGCTGACTGCAGTTACTCTCTTGATACCCCTTACACTATAGCACCTGGGATTTGTAGACCAGAATGTTCTCTGAGACTGATGTTTGGTGCCTCACCATGGAGCACAGTATGGTAATGGATATGCAACTCAGCCTCCAACCCCCTCTTAGCACTGAATGAAGAAATTGGTTCaagtgtccttttaaaaaaaaaatatgtactgatattattacattttaaaataatattttaggagGGTTCACTTATATGTAAGCATGTTGTGATTGACATTTATTGTTACTTTAGCCCATTTATCATCATTGTTTCCTagcataagaaaaaagaatatttacaatattttgaatgaaaataaactaCCCACAATAGCACTATGATACAAGCAGCCTTATTATACCCCTATTATAGAGACTAACATAGAAGGTAAGTTGAGTAAGACCCAAATCCAGGTACCTCTGACTCCAAATTGTGTGTTTTAAACTTCTATGGTACCTCTTCCCCAAACCATAAACGTGTggcttaaaaaaaggggggggggaagaagaaaagaaaagaaaggaaaaaactgtcAAAGACATGTATTCGAAGAGAGTAATTGAGGGACCTCTAGTGGAAAAAATATGGAATCGATACATTCTAAATCTCAGGTCACgataaaagcaaacaagcaaCGTTTCTAACAAAACTAATATTTTTGGAAACCTTCAGTACACTACACAAGTCTAAAAGTCTTTACATGAAATCATTTCTATAATCCTCTTAAAAATCCTATGAGACAGGTAATAATGTTGCCTGCATTTCGAAGATgcagaaatggaggcacagagaagttaagtaacctgCCAAAGGCTGCATGACAAGTAAGTCTTTACATAAACTGTCATGTAATAAACAAAATTCTCCATAGGATATATGGCACGTGGCACATACATGATATCTATATAACAGAAGATATAAAATTAAGTCACatgaagaaaacacagacaaatcCCTTATGAACCTACAAACAAATGCTGTGTGTGTCTAATCTATAACCACAAATGCAACGACAACATGAAATCACGGAACTTAGACACTGAGAACAGGTTGGTGATCGACAGAGGTGGAGGTGGGTGTTAGTGAAATGGGTAAAGGTGGTCAAATgcacaaaattccagttataaaataaatgagtcctGGGGATggaatgtacagcatggtgactcaggttaataataatatattatatgtttgaAACTTGCCAAGAGAATAGATCTTCAAAATTCTTATCACAAAAAAATTGCAACTACGCATGGTGATAAGTGTAACTAGGCATATTGCGATAATCATTTCACAGCAGGTGCAACATCCTTGTCAGTCGCCTACCCCAACCTTTTCCCTCAAGGTATAATATCATCTTGAATAGTTTCATTTTGTTCCTGAAAGGTCAGGTACCCAATTCTAGGATTCTGTCTTTAAGAACTGTTACTTCGAATTCACTGGCCTCATTATCACACATTTACACATGCTAACTGTGTATCTGCTCAGCTATGTGTTTCAGTGATTACCAATTTGTTCAACAACCCTGAGCCCTCTGGGGCACTGACTTTTTCGCTACTTTCATCCACTATCCTGGTGTCTTGTCATTCCTCTTTTCTAGGTTAAATTCTGATTCATCACGTCAACCACTCTCTCACACATATTTTGCTCGCCTTTGCTCCCATCATGTATGAAGGCAAAACTCAACTCCTAGATTCACCACCCTAATAAATTCTTCAGATTAAGACAGGAAGGCGCTTAACTAGATATGTTTATGTTCCCATAATTTCCCGATCATCAACCTTAAAGTTCCACAACACTGCCGAATGACCCAACAACATGATCTTGTCCAGCCCAGTCTCCCTGGGtgactttttttcctgcttttctccaaGCACATCCACCaactccagctctctctctcaacagaTAATCTTTCATTTTACTTCACACAGAGATTCAAAGGCATTGTATGTGAAATCATGTGAGATAGCTATCACTTCTcggtgcgtgcgtgcgtgcatgtgtgtgtgtgtgtgtgtgtataattgaaaaaaaaggggaaaaaatccctTTTGTATCTTCCAAAAACAAACCCATCCCTCTCTCAAATCGTCCAATCTTGTCAGGTATCTTTCATAatcatttattctctttcttgcctttgtCTTCAACCTagccttttaaaaagtttactcCTTCAatatttcaacaataaaaatggCTCAAATATTTTCTAGTCTAAATTAAATATGTAGTTGTCTACACCACGTACATGCTTCCCATGTCCTGCTTACCCCTTAACCCATGCTAATCTCATTTCTGTCCTCACCTTTCCACCAAAGCAGCTTTTGCTAACATTACCAGTGAAGTCcatgccccacccttgctggacTTCTCGGCAGCATCTGAGACCATTCGCTATCCCCTCCATCTTGAAATATCCTGTCAATGTTTTATCACAACACTGAGTTTTTCTTCAACCTCTCTGGCATCTCATCTCATCCTTTGCCTGTTCTTCCTattctatgtatctttttttctaatttaattttattatgttatgttaatcaccatacattacatcattagtttttgatgtagtgttccatgattcattgtttgcgtataacacccagtgctccacgcagtacatgccctctttaatacccatcaccaggctaacccatccccccaccccctcccctctagaaccctcagtttgtatctcagagtccatagtctctcatggttcgtctccccctctgattccccccctttcatctttctaagactgttgaatcacagacctgtacctctgaaacaaataatacattatatgttaaaaaaaagaagatattctaTGTATCTTCAGTCCTGGGGTTCTTTAAGGCTCTGCTTGAAGCCCCCTATTCTTTTCTTCACAATTTTCCTGATCTAGATCATCAATTCCTAAGATCCCAATTAAGAGCTATACATGACATCTCCCAATTCTTTACCTCTCCTTTACATCTTACAAGACACATATATTCAACTCCTTTCTGGATATCTTCTTATGGATATCTCATAGCACTcaagtttaattttcaaaaattaaaattaagaccCATCATATTTCTTCAGAAATCCTATGTCCCCTCCTGTGTCTAATATTTCACAGAATACTAATATCATCCACTAAATGAGCCAAAGCAAAAACCTGAATTGCATTTacactttttcctctttaaatccCCATGTGCAATCGATTATACTGATCTAATTCTTTTGGAATCAGAATTAAAAATCTTCAGCATAGCTAACAAGGTGTCCACAGT from Zalophus californianus isolate mZalCal1 chromosome 11, mZalCal1.pri.v2, whole genome shotgun sequence harbors:
- the LOC113914694 gene encoding olfactory receptor 52H1: MYNLSSYNTGDFTFLGIPGLEQYHVWISIPFCIIYLVAIVGNSILLYLIAVERSLHAPVFFFLPMLAMTDLILSTTCVPKTLAIFWFGPQKISFPGCLTQLFFLHYSFVLDSAILLAMAFDRYVAICSPLKYTTILTPKTIIKIAVGISFRSFSIILPVVFLLIRLPFCRTHIIPHTYCEHIGVAQLTCVDISVNIWYGLCVPIMTVISDVILIAVSYTLILCAVFHLPSRDAHQKALGTCGSHVCVILMFYTPAFFSILAHRFGHNVSRTFHIMFANLYIVIPPALNPIVYGVKTKQIRDKVILLFSTKCSE